In the Aliarcobacter cryaerophilus genome, one interval contains:
- a CDS encoding thiazole synthase, translating to MSDILKIGKYELNSRLIVGSGKYKDFQTTKEATLASGSELITVAIRRVNITNPNEENLLDYFKNTNIKFLPNSAGCKNAQETVTTFRLMREATGIDLIKLEIIGDFSKTLYPDVIETIKACEILKKDGFTVMAYTSDDLIVAKRLEDAGADAIMPLAAPIGSGLGVQNRYNIAFIKDSVKVPVIVDAGVGCASDAAICMELGADGVLTNTAIAGAKDPISMARAMKHAVIAGRLGYKAGRIEKKPYASASSPLDGLIQF from the coding sequence ATGAGTGATATTTTAAAAATAGGAAAATATGAGTTAAATAGTAGATTAATAGTTGGAAGTGGTAAATATAAAGATTTCCAAACTACTAAGGAAGCAACACTTGCAAGTGGAAGTGAGTTAATAACTGTAGCAATAAGAAGAGTAAATATTACAAATCCAAATGAAGAAAATCTCTTAGATTATTTTAAAAATACAAATATTAAGTTTTTACCAAATAGTGCTGGATGTAAAAATGCCCAAGAGACGGTGACAACTTTTAGACTTATGAGAGAAGCTACAGGTATTGATTTAATTAAATTAGAGATTATTGGAGATTTTAGTAAAACTTTGTATCCAGACGTTATTGAAACTATTAAAGCTTGTGAAATCTTAAAAAAAGATGGTTTTACAGTTATGGCATATACAAGTGATGATTTAATTGTTGCAAAAAGACTTGAAGATGCTGGTGCTGATGCTATTATGCCTTTGGCTGCTCCAATTGGAAGTGGTTTAGGTGTTCAAAATAGATATAATATTGCATTTATAAAAGATAGTGTAAAAGTTCCTGTTATAGTTGATGCTGGAGTTGGATGTGCTAGTGATGCTGCTATTTGTATGGAGCTTGGTGCTGATGGAGTTTTGACAAATACTGCAATAGCTGGAGCAAAAGATCCAATCTCAATGGCAAGAGCTATGAAACATGCAGTTATAGCTGGAAGATTAGGGTATAAAGCTGGAAGAATAGAGAAAAAACCTTATGCAAGTGCATCTTCTCCTTTGGATGGTTTAATACAATTTTAG
- the cutA gene encoding divalent-cation tolerance protein CutA has protein sequence MKAVIVQTTTSNEEEAKKIAKILIQDKLAACVQLKDIESLYNWDGKLCCERETLLSIKTKKELFSKVKSKILELHSYDTPEIIELDISNISEDYLKFIKENTI, from the coding sequence ATGAAAGCAGTTATAGTTCAAACTACAACATCTAATGAAGAAGAAGCAAAAAAAATAGCTAAAATTTTGATTCAAGATAAGCTTGCTGCTTGTGTGCAGTTAAAGGATATAGAATCTCTTTATAATTGGGATGGTAAATTATGTTGTGAAAGAGAAACACTTTTAAGTATAAAAACAAAAAAAGAGCTTTTTTCTAAAGTTAAAAGCAAAATATTAGAACTTCATAGTTATGATACTCCAGAAATTATCGAATTAGATATTTCAAATATTAGTGAAGATTATTTAAAATTTATAAAGGAAAATACAATATGA
- a CDS encoding NAD(P)H-hydrate dehydratase: protein MKKIFDEVRSLDKRAIEEFHLTEDILMENASLGLKNYITKKFKKNSSILIVCGSGNNGADGISLARLLQNKFEVSLYLVNEPKTEIGKLQLKRAKSINVNFVNKIFQADVVVDCLFGTGLNKELDKDSVSLINSLNNLNSFKIACDIPSGLNSLGQITQTAFKADITITMGALKTALLTDIAKDFVGKIKVANLGLPEDIFQIETNKYLLQKSDLKLPLRDIKNSHKGTFGHVNIVSGEKIGASIIASDASFAFGAGLVTIVSQNEKNIPCHIMQSKSVSDNCTAIALGMGLGEIESLKLEEILQLNIPKVLDADIFYNPLIVKYLDENVVLTPHPKEFISLLKLTNIANILIEELQDNRFLYVEKFCKIYPKVTLLLKGANVIISKNDKIYVNIFGSSKLSKGGSGDVLSGLIASLLAQGYTSLEAAINASLAHTIAAKKYKNNNYSMSPQDIIQGIKIL from the coding sequence GTGAAAAAGATATTTGATGAAGTAAGAAGTTTGGATAAAAGAGCAATAGAAGAATTTCACTTAACAGAAGATATCTTGATGGAAAATGCTTCTTTAGGTCTAAAAAATTATATAACAAAAAAATTCAAAAAAAATAGTTCTATTTTAATTGTTTGTGGAAGTGGAAATAATGGGGCAGATGGTATTTCCTTAGCAAGATTGCTTCAAAACAAATTTGAAGTTAGTTTATATCTAGTAAATGAACCAAAAACAGAGATTGGAAAATTGCAACTAAAAAGAGCAAAATCAATAAATGTAAATTTTGTAAATAAAATTTTTCAAGCAGATGTTGTAGTTGATTGTTTATTTGGAACAGGATTAAATAAAGAGCTAGATAAAGATAGTGTATCTTTAATAAATAGTTTAAATAATTTGAACTCATTTAAAATTGCTTGTGATATTCCAAGTGGATTAAATAGTTTAGGACAAATTACCCAAACAGCTTTTAAAGCAGATATTACAATAACTATGGGAGCTTTAAAAACAGCACTTTTAACTGATATTGCAAAAGATTTTGTAGGAAAAATAAAAGTTGCTAATTTAGGCTTACCAGAAGATATTTTTCAAATAGAAACAAACAAATATTTATTACAAAAATCAGATTTAAAACTTCCTCTAAGAGATATTAAAAATTCTCATAAAGGAACATTTGGTCATGTAAATATTGTTTCTGGAGAAAAAATAGGTGCATCAATTATAGCTTCAGATGCTTCTTTTGCTTTTGGAGCAGGGCTTGTTACAATAGTTTCACAAAATGAAAAAAATATACCTTGTCACATAATGCAAAGTAAAAGTGTAAGTGATAATTGTACTGCAATAGCTTTGGGTATGGGATTAGGAGAGATTGAATCTCTTAAGCTTGAAGAAATTTTACAATTAAATATTCCAAAAGTTTTAGATGCAGATATTTTTTATAATCCACTAATAGTTAAATATTTGGATGAAAATGTAGTTTTAACTCCACATCCAAAAGAGTTTATATCTCTTTTAAAATTAACAAATATTGCTAATATTTTAATTGAAGAGTTGCAAGATAATAGATTTTTATATGTTGAAAAATTTTGTAAAATATATCCTAAAGTAACACTTTTATTAAAAGGTGCAAATGTGATTATTTCTAAAAATGATAAAATATATGTAAATATTTTTGGAAGTTCAAAATTAAGTAAAGGTGGCAGTGGAGATGTTTTATCAGGTTTAATAGCATCTTTATTAGCCCAAGGTTATACATCATTAGAAGCTGCAATAAATGCTAGTTTAGCGCATACAATAGCAGCAAAAAAATATAAAAATAATAACTATTCTATGAGTCCACAAGATATAATTCAAGGTATAAAAATTTTATGA
- a CDS encoding translation initiation factor, which produces MGIVEKLSLGLGAKLEGNSFDTQKDDKAKVKVEKRISKVVLPKNQHQLVFSLEKRNGKPVTIIGKFQIEDEKIKDILRLLKTKLACGGSIKDEYIEIQGDLKDKVRVILVDNGWKFKN; this is translated from the coding sequence ATGGGTATAGTAGAAAAATTGTCTTTAGGTCTTGGTGCAAAACTTGAAGGAAATAGTTTTGATACACAAAAAGATGATAAAGCTAAAGTAAAAGTAGAAAAGAGAATTTCAAAAGTTGTTTTACCAAAAAATCAACATCAATTAGTCTTTTCTCTTGAAAAAAGAAATGGAAAACCAGTTACTATTATTGGAAAATTCCAAATAGAAGATGAAAAAATAAAAGATATTTTAAGACTACTTAAAACGAAACTTGCTTGCGGAGGTTCAATAAAAGATGAATATATTGAAATTCAAGGTGATTTAAAAGATAAAGTAAGAGTTATTTTGGTTGATAATGGATGGAAATTTAAAAACTAA
- the tsaD gene encoding tRNA (adenosine(37)-N6)-threonylcarbamoyltransferase complex transferase subunit TsaD, giving the protein MILAIESSCDDSSISITKIDTLELVFHKKISQEIEHSIYGGVVPELAARLHIEALPKILEECKEYLKDLKAVAVTNAPGLSVTLTEGVSMAKAISIALNIPIIAVNHLKGHIYSLFIEKDAIFPMTTLLVSGGHTQIIEANSLNDMKILGKTLDDSFGESFDKVSKMLKLGYPGGPIVEKYAKNGDENRFSFPIPLSQSPNIEFSYSGLKNAVRLEIERLERTTLEEQDISDICACFQKTAVKHILQKLKKLFKQKTIKNFAIVGGASANLYLRKELENICLEYKSTLHLSDLMYCSDNAAMIGRVAVEQYKQNDFINLEDLDIKSRLKDY; this is encoded by the coding sequence ATGATACTAGCAATCGAAAGTTCTTGTGACGATAGCTCTATATCTATTACAAAAATAGATACTTTAGAGTTAGTTTTTCATAAAAAAATATCTCAAGAAATAGAGCATAGTATTTATGGTGGAGTTGTACCTGAATTGGCTGCTAGGCTTCATATAGAAGCATTACCAAAAATTCTTGAAGAGTGTAAAGAGTATTTAAAAGATTTAAAAGCTGTTGCTGTTACAAATGCACCAGGTCTTAGTGTTACTCTTACAGAGGGAGTTTCTATGGCAAAGGCAATAAGTATAGCTTTAAATATTCCAATAATTGCAGTAAACCATTTAAAAGGGCATATTTACTCACTTTTTATAGAAAAAGATGCAATATTTCCTATGACAACTCTTCTAGTTTCAGGAGGTCATACTCAAATAATTGAAGCAAATAGTCTAAATGATATGAAAATTCTAGGAAAAACATTAGATGATAGTTTTGGTGAGAGTTTTGATAAAGTTTCAAAAATGTTAAAATTGGGTTATCCTGGTGGTCCAATAGTTGAAAAGTATGCAAAAAATGGAGATGAAAATAGATTTTCTTTTCCAATTCCACTTTCTCAAAGTCCAAATATAGAGTTTAGTTATTCAGGGCTTAAAAATGCAGTTAGACTCGAAATAGAAAGACTTGAACGCACCACTTTAGAAGAGCAAGATATAAGTGATATATGTGCTTGTTTTCAAAAAACAGCCGTAAAACATATCTTGCAAAAGTTAAAAAAACTTTTTAAACAAAAAACTATCAAAAATTTTGCGATAGTTGGAGGTGCAAGTGCAAATTTATATTTACGAAAAGAGCTTGAAAATATCTGTTTGGAATATAAATCAACTTTGCATTTAAGTGATTTAATGTATTGTTCAGACAATGCTGCTATGATAGGAAGAGTTGCGGTTGAGCAGTATAAACAAAATGATTTTATAAATCTAGAAGATTTAGATATAAAAAGTAGATTAAAGGATTACTAG
- a CDS encoding RBBP9/YdeN family alpha/beta hydrolase produces the protein MKKNKRVLILHGLNGSSYPHWQAHLAMDLIKEDFVVSFPELPNKNSPNLEVWKEFLKVELEHFKPDIVVCHSLANILWFHICDELDINLDKLMLVAPVRNEVLEDAKSFFPYPESKNLKAKEIIMAASTNDPYMSLEEAIALQSKLNIGMKIMEDAGHINAASGYGKLDCALDWIKREEVCEKQE, from the coding sequence ATGAAGAAAAATAAAAGAGTTTTAATTTTACATGGTCTTAATGGAAGCTCATATCCTCATTGGCAAGCTCACTTGGCAATGGATTTAATTAAAGAAGATTTTGTAGTATCTTTTCCTGAGTTACCAAATAAAAATAGTCCAAATTTAGAAGTATGGAAAGAGTTTTTAAAAGTAGAGTTAGAGCATTTTAAACCAGATATTGTAGTTTGTCACTCTTTGGCAAATATTTTATGGTTTCATATTTGTGATGAACTAGATATTAATTTGGATAAATTAATGCTAGTTGCACCTGTAAGAAACGAAGTGTTAGAAGATGCTAAGAGCTTTTTTCCTTATCCTGAGTCAAAAAATCTAAAAGCAAAAGAGATTATAATGGCAGCTTCAACAAATGATCCATATATGAGTTTAGAAGAAGCTATAGCTTTGCAAAGTAAATTAAATATTGGTATGAAAATTATGGAAGATGCAGGACATATAAATGCTGCTTCTGGATATGGAAAACTTGATTGTGCTTTGGATTGGATAAAAAGAGAAGAAGTTTGTGAGAAACAGGAGTAA
- the dxr gene encoding 1-deoxy-D-xylulose-5-phosphate reductoisomerase, with product MILLGSTGSIGVNTLEIAKKFALNVEVLVAGRNIDLLNSQIKEHNPKKVIIASKDDIKKVNHKNVFFGEEAILEAIEDSSSKTVVNALVGFLGLKPTLKAIECGKKIALANKESLVVAGKFIDQKNLSAIDSEHFGLWYLLQDKKIDSMTITASGGSFRDYPLESLKNVSIKEALNHPNWKMGNKITIDSATMTNKMFELIEAAWLFGTKKLDAVIEPKSLVHALINFKDGSTTAHIANASMQLPISYAILGRVDCEILKPIDLLEISSLEFKKIEESRYPIWSLKDEILNNLDLGVVLNAANEVAVSKFLSGKIGFLDISKISLEAINRFNSLKASNIEDIFEIDKEVRRYFDS from the coding sequence TTGATACTTCTTGGAAGTACAGGTTCTATTGGAGTAAATACTCTAGAAATTGCGAAAAAATTTGCTCTAAATGTTGAGGTTTTAGTAGCTGGAAGAAATATTGATTTACTAAATTCTCAAATAAAAGAGCATAATCCAAAAAAAGTGATAATTGCTTCTAAAGATGATATAAAAAAAGTAAATCACAAAAATGTATTTTTTGGGGAAGAAGCTATACTGGAAGCAATAGAAGATAGCTCTTCAAAAACTGTTGTAAATGCTCTTGTTGGTTTTTTAGGATTAAAACCAACATTAAAAGCTATTGAGTGTGGTAAAAAAATTGCTTTAGCAAATAAAGAGTCATTAGTTGTTGCTGGAAAATTTATAGACCAAAAAAATTTAAGTGCTATTGATAGTGAACATTTTGGTCTTTGGTATTTGCTTCAAGATAAAAAAATAGATTCTATGACAATCACAGCAAGTGGCGGTTCTTTTAGAGATTATCCACTTGAATCTTTGAAAAATGTATCTATAAAAGAGGCTCTTAATCATCCAAATTGGAAAATGGGAAATAAAATAACAATAGATAGCGCAACTATGACAAATAAAATGTTTGAGTTAATAGAAGCTGCTTGGCTCTTTGGTACAAAAAAGCTAGATGCTGTTATTGAGCCAAAATCTTTGGTTCATGCATTAATAAATTTCAAAGATGGAAGTACAACAGCTCATATAGCAAATGCATCTATGCAACTTCCAATATCTTATGCAATTTTAGGAAGAGTCGATTGTGAAATTCTAAAACCTATTGATCTGCTTGAAATATCATCTTTAGAGTTTAAAAAAATAGAAGAGAGTAGATATCCAATTTGGTCTTTAAAAGATGAGATTCTAAACAATCTTGATTTAGGTGTTGTTTTAAATGCAGCAAATGAAGTTGCTGTTTCAAAATTTTTAAGTGGAAAAATAGGTTTCTTGGATATTTCAAAAATAAGCTTAGAAGCTATAAATAGATTTAATAGTTTAAAAGCTTCAAATATTGAAGATATTTTTGAAATAGATAAAGAGGTAAGGAGATATTTTGACTCTTGA
- a CDS encoding phosphatidate cytidylyltransferase gives MFKILGNLSTRVKTALVLFVLFLIIAYIDSYFLFWLVFGVVLMVAVREAKMLYGLEDKSIYIYVLLLWVAVYFYPMPVDLIFIVAIGYASQLAYKRKLDKKMILPLLYPTASFVFLISLYSEFGVMVLFWLLIIVAATDTGAYFAGKTFGRTPFCETSPNKTLEGVVGGMIFAVIMGIFTSINEVGILGAIIVSAIVSLSSVFGDLYESYLKREAGVKDSGNILPGHGGVLDRVDGYLFGAIVMLVLLRIII, from the coding sequence ATGTTTAAAATACTTGGAAATTTATCAACAAGAGTAAAAACAGCTCTTGTTTTGTTTGTGCTTTTTTTAATTATTGCATATATAGATTCATACTTTCTATTTTGGTTAGTGTTTGGAGTGGTTCTTATGGTTGCAGTACGTGAAGCAAAAATGCTATATGGATTAGAAGATAAGAGCATATATATTTATGTTTTATTACTTTGGGTAGCTGTATATTTCTATCCTATGCCTGTTGATTTAATATTCATAGTAGCAATTGGTTATGCTTCACAATTAGCATATAAAAGAAAACTTGATAAAAAGATGATTTTACCTCTTCTTTATCCAACTGCATCATTTGTTTTTTTAATCTCTTTATATAGTGAATTTGGAGTAATGGTACTATTTTGGCTACTAATAATAGTTGCAGCAACTGATACAGGAGCTTATTTCGCTGGAAAAACTTTTGGAAGAACTCCATTTTGTGAAACAAGCCCAAATAAAACTTTAGAGGGTGTTGTAGGTGGTATGATTTTTGCTGTAATTATGGGTATTTTTACTTCTATAAATGAAGTTGGGATTTTAGGAGCTATTATAGTTTCAGCTATTGTATCATTATCTTCAGTTTTTGGAGATTTATATGAAAGTTATCTAAAAAGAGAAGCTGGAGTAAAAGATAGTGGAAATATTTTACCAGGACATGGTGGAGTTTTAGATAGAGTTGATGGGTATTTATTTGGAGCGATAGTTATGTTAGTTTTATTAAGGATAATTATTTGA
- a CDS encoding complement resistance protein TraT, which produces MKKIRNLTLSIVLASTLFSGCATTELQTNVRMSQSVFIDPVKKELRTVFISSKNTSGQPINLEQSLSNELQAKGYKIVDDPDEATYILMVNVLYCDKKQENNVAGAALGAGAVGAGVSAYNNGGAGQAIGVGLGAAVIGGLIGKATEDTIYQMQVDILIKERTKGSVLTQNSTVAGQASVRDGKKSGFVNSFGGDVRNTNATGQINSNIANDKTQYYEEERKEYKTVMLAEATKMNLTLQEATPILEKQISNQISGLF; this is translated from the coding sequence ATGAAAAAAATTAGAAATTTAACACTAAGTATTGTTTTAGCTTCAACACTATTTAGTGGATGTGCAACAACAGAGCTACAAACTAATGTAAGAATGTCTCAAAGTGTATTTATTGACCCAGTTAAAAAAGAGTTAAGAACAGTATTTATATCTAGTAAAAATACTAGCGGACAGCCAATAAATCTTGAGCAAAGTTTATCAAATGAACTTCAAGCAAAAGGCTATAAAATTGTTGATGACCCAGATGAAGCTACATATATTTTGATGGTAAATGTACTTTATTGTGATAAAAAACAAGAAAATAATGTAGCAGGAGCTGCTTTGGGAGCAGGAGCTGTTGGAGCAGGTGTTTCTGCATATAATAATGGAGGAGCTGGTCAAGCTATTGGAGTTGGATTGGGAGCTGCTGTAATTGGCGGACTTATTGGTAAAGCAACAGAAGATACAATTTATCAAATGCAAGTTGATATATTAATAAAAGAGAGAACAAAAGGTTCTGTTTTAACACAAAATTCAACAGTAGCTGGGCAAGCTAGTGTAAGAGATGGTAAAAAATCAGGATTTGTAAATAGTTTTGGTGGAGATGTTCGAAATACAAATGCTACTGGACAGATTAATTCAAATATTGCTAATGATAAAACTCAATATTACGAAGAAGAGCGAAAAGAGTATAAAACAGTAATGTTAGCAGAAGCTACAAAAATGAATTTAACTTTACAAGAAGCAACACCAATTTTAGAAAAACAGATTTCAAATCAAATCTCAGGATTATTCTAA
- a CDS encoding NFACT RNA binding domain-containing protein, translating to MQYNILKKIVDYLSENAQNIKFIKRVDNNIIIIEFNNKNIIYFDLNKSNAKIFKSKEQISLKKDFNAPFDVVLQKKFTNSKIESIEIYNNDKIINIKVNSSSSYKKENLILQLEFTGKYTNIIILDENRTILEALRHIDEYSSFRVVKVGVKLEEIPKKDFVPKEYEIENIEDYLYQVYDEQVKENLENIKKQKISNIDKNIKKLEKILHSLPKKEDLEKESEDTYTKANLILANLHTIKAYQKELKIEDYNGKLITIELENMKNPTIFTNDLFKKAKKLKQKAFNITIEESNLKDKLDFLKKLRINLQNASSIDECEFLSPKKEKNQIKTKKAQNCESFFFEGFKIMLGANERENIYLLENSKASDFWFHLKDRPSCHVIVQNSKKDLPQNIIEKAASLCAKFSVDFGGTYEVDFTQRRNVKIQHGANVLYNPYSTIVVKV from the coding sequence TTGCAATACAATATTTTAAAAAAAATTGTTGATTATCTTAGTGAGAATGCCCAAAATATAAAGTTTATAAAAAGAGTTGATAACAATATAATTATAATTGAATTTAATAATAAAAATATCATATACTTTGATTTAAATAAATCAAATGCAAAGATATTTAAATCAAAAGAACAAATATCATTAAAAAAAGATTTTAATGCTCCTTTTGATGTGGTGCTTCAAAAAAAGTTTACAAATTCAAAAATTGAGAGTATTGAAATTTATAACAATGATAAAATCATAAATATAAAGGTAAATTCAAGTTCATCTTATAAGAAAGAGAATTTGATTTTGCAACTCGAATTTACTGGAAAATATACAAATATTATAATTTTAGATGAAAATAGAACTATTTTGGAAGCTTTAAGGCATATTGATGAATATTCATCTTTTAGAGTTGTAAAAGTTGGAGTAAAACTTGAAGAAATTCCCAAAAAAGATTTTGTACCAAAAGAGTACGAAATAGAGAATATTGAAGATTATTTATATCAAGTTTATGATGAACAAGTTAAAGAGAATTTAGAAAATATTAAAAAACAAAAAATTTCAAATATTGATAAAAATATTAAAAAATTAGAGAAAATTCTACACTCTTTACCAAAAAAAGAGGATTTGGAAAAAGAGTCAGAAGATACATACACTAAAGCAAATCTTATTTTAGCCAATTTACATACTATCAAAGCTTATCAAAAAGAGTTAAAAATTGAAGATTATAATGGTAAATTAATAACTATAGAGCTTGAAAATATGAAAAATCCAACTATTTTTACAAATGATTTATTTAAAAAAGCAAAAAAATTGAAGCAAAAAGCTTTTAATATAACTATTGAAGAGAGTAATTTAAAAGATAAATTGGATTTTTTAAAAAAATTAAGAATAAATCTTCAAAATGCAAGTTCGATTGATGAGTGTGAATTTTTATCTCCAAAAAAAGAGAAAAATCAGATAAAAACTAAAAAAGCGCAAAACTGTGAGAGTTTTTTCTTTGAAGGTTTTAAAATTATGTTAGGTGCTAATGAGCGAGAAAATATATATTTGCTTGAAAATTCAAAAGCTAGTGATTTTTGGTTTCATCTAAAAGATAGACCATCTTGCCATGTGATTGTACAAAATAGTAAAAAAGATTTACCACAAAATATTATAGAAAAAGCAGCAAGTTTATGTGCAAAGTTTAGTGTAGATTTTGGTGGTACATATGAAGTTGATTTTACACAAAGAAGAAATGTCAAAATTCAACATGGAGCAAATGTGCTTTATAATCCATACAGTACTATTGTTGTTAAAGTTTAA
- a CDS encoding cytochrome C — protein MKLLKILAASTLALAIASTSSFADVQKGQKAFIKFLKEPCGMDGAKFALKHTQEEWRKIKADGTAEAEIIKICPKVKAGDIKESLLEHVMDFSIEFASDSGNVPSC, from the coding sequence ATGAAACTATTAAAGATATTAGCAGCTTCAACTTTAGCTTTGGCTATTGCATCAACTTCATCTTTTGCAGATGTTCAAAAAGGACAAAAAGCATTTATTAAATTCTTAAAAGAGCCTTGCGGGATGGATGGAGCAAAATTTGCTTTAAAACATACTCAAGAGGAGTGGAGAAAAATAAAAGCAGATGGAACAGCTGAAGCTGAGATTATAAAAATTTGTCCAAAAGTAAAAGCTGGAGATATAAAAGAGAGTCTTCTTGAGCATGTTATGGATTTCTCTATAGAGTTTGCAAGTGATTCAGGAAATGTTCCTTCTTGCTAA
- the thrS gene encoding threonine--tRNA ligase produces the protein MEQIGLLHDGQIYDLQTAEALNIKGDIIKADDSKESLEILRHSCAHMMAQAIKELYPEAKFFVGPVVKEGFYYDFKVESKISDEDLPTIEKKMKEIADRKLPITRHETTKEEFYEKFKNDELKQAVLKNIKDDTLTIYKQGDFEDLCRGPHLPNTRMIRSFKLTRVAGAYLGGDEKNEMITRIYGIAFFDKQALFDYTKMIEEAKKRDHRKLGTELELFTFNDDVGAGLPMWLPNGARLRSKLEHLLYKAHRVRGYEPVRGPEILKSEMWKISGHYANYKENMYFTTIDDQEYGIKPMNCVGHIQIFKNSLVSYKDLPKKLFEYGVVHRHEMSGAMHGLFRVREFTQDDSHIFCTQDQIKDVIFEVLEFVDSLLKMFDFKYEIEVSTKPEKAIGDDIFWEKTTAGIMDALNEKNIEYGIDEGGGAFYGPKIDIKILDAIGRKWQCGTVQVDMNLPSRFNAEFINDKGEKEQPVMIHRAILGSFERFIGILTEHCAGEFPFVIAPTQVIFVPIADSHVEYAKEIQRDLVEDGIDSKIFNMNESLNKRIRMAEKERVPMIVVIGDEEVANKSIALRNRRTREQSNLSKQDFIDLLNKINEESRI, from the coding sequence TTGGAACAAATTGGTTTATTACATGATGGTCAAATTTATGACCTTCAGACTGCTGAAGCTTTAAATATCAAAGGAGATATTATAAAAGCTGACGACTCAAAAGAGTCTCTAGAGATTTTAAGACACTCTTGCGCTCACATGATGGCTCAAGCTATCAAAGAACTTTATCCTGAAGCAAAATTCTTTGTTGGACCTGTTGTAAAAGAAGGTTTTTATTATGACTTTAAAGTAGAAAGTAAAATTTCAGATGAAGATTTACCAACTATTGAAAAGAAAATGAAAGAAATAGCAGATAGAAAACTACCTATTACTAGACATGAGACTACAAAAGAAGAGTTTTATGAGAAATTCAAAAATGATGAGTTAAAACAAGCTGTTCTTAAAAATATAAAAGATGATACTTTAACAATCTACAAACAAGGTGATTTTGAAGATTTATGTAGAGGTCCTCACTTACCAAATACAAGAATGATAAGAAGTTTTAAACTTACACGAGTTGCAGGTGCATATCTTGGTGGTGATGAAAAGAATGAGATGATTACTAGAATTTATGGTATTGCATTTTTTGATAAACAAGCCTTGTTTGATTATACAAAAATGATTGAAGAGGCTAAAAAAAGAGACCACAGAAAGCTAGGAACTGAACTTGAACTATTCACATTTAATGATGATGTTGGAGCTGGTCTTCCTATGTGGTTACCAAATGGAGCAAGACTAAGAAGTAAGTTAGAGCATCTTTTATATAAAGCTCATAGAGTTAGAGGTTATGAACCAGTTCGAGGACCTGAGATATTAAAATCAGAAATGTGGAAAATCTCAGGACATTATGCAAACTATAAAGAGAATATGTATTTTACTACTATTGATGATCAAGAGTATGGAATTAAACCAATGAACTGTGTTGGGCATATTCAAATATTTAAAAATAGTTTAGTTTCATATAAAGATTTACCAAAAAAACTTTTTGAATATGGAGTTGTACATAGACACGAAATGAGTGGAGCTATGCATGGATTATTTAGAGTAAGAGAGTTTACTCAAGATGATTCGCATATCTTTTGTACACAAGATCAAATAAAAGATGTAATTTTTGAAGTATTAGAGTTTGTTGATTCACTTCTTAAAATGTTTGATTTTAAATATGAAATTGAAGTTTCTACAAAACCTGAAAAAGCAATTGGCGATGATATTTTCTGGGAAAAAACAACTGCTGGAATTATGGATGCTTTAAATGAAAAAAATATAGAGTATGGAATTGATGAAGGTGGGGGAGCATTTTATGGTCCAAAAATCGACATTAAAATCCTAGATGCAATTGGTAGAAAATGGCAGTGTGGTACTGTTCAAGTAGATATGAATTTGCCTTCAAGATTTAATGCTGAATTTATTAATGACAAAGGTGAAAAAGAACAACCAGTTATGATTCATAGAGCAATTTTAGGTTCATTTGAAAGATTTATTGGAATTTTAACTGAACACTGTGCAGGAGAATTTCCATTTGTTATTGCACCAACTCAAGTTATTTTTGTCCCAATTGCTGATTCTCATGTTGAGTATGCAAAAGAGATACAAAGAGATTTAGTAGAAGATGGTATAGATTCTAAAATCTTTAATATGAATGAAAGTTTAAATAAAAGAATTAGAATGGCAGAAAAAGAGAGAGTTCCAATGATTGTTGTTATTGGAGA